The region ACACCCTCCCGACGCCCCACGCCGGGTGGTCGGCACTGATCAACGAACGCTTGCGCGCGCTGCCGCAGTTCGGCTTCTACCTGTCCGGGCTGCTGCACGCCGCCGACTCGGTCCGGCTCGCGAGGGCGGTCGGCCCTGTCGTCGCCGACCGTTACGCCTCCTCGGTGGTGGCCTGCCACGCCGCCGTTCACGAGGTCGCCGTCGAGCAGGTCGCCGACCTTCTCGAACCCTTTCGGCCTTACCTGGAGACGCCGACCCGCACCTTCTACCTGGGCTGCTCCGAAGCGGTTCTCCGGGAACGCCTCGCGGTCAAGCGCGACGCCAAGCAGGACGACCTCGATCTGTTCGCCGTACCTGGCCGACTCGCGCGCCTGCTGGCCAACTTCCGGACCGTCCAAGCCGCTGACTCGACGGCCGTCGCTCTCGACACGGACGGCAAGTCCCCGGACGACCTGGCCGACTGGATCATCGCCGACCTGGAGGCCCAGGGTGCTTAACCCCATCGACACCGACGCCGTGATCAGGGACGGCGGTGCGGTCGGTCGCTTCCCCGGCGAGATCCACGAGGGCGTTGCCTGGTGGCTCGGCGCCGGCTTCGTCGCCCTCACCGCGGCCAGGCAGTTGGCCGTGGGGAGCGATGGCGGGCCGGTGACGGCCGAGTTCTTCCGTCGCCTGTGCCGCGGGGCCGTCAACGCCCACCACCACGCCTGCCGCGTCACCGCCATCGACAGCATCGCTGAGGACGCCTTTCTCGCCTACGTCCGAAGGCGGCTGCCGCTGGCCAGCGCCTATCTGGCCGTGAGCGATGGCCCGGACGGTACGCACGTCATCCGGATCCGGCTCTGCGACGCTGACGGCCTGCTGCTCCAGGAGGACACCGGACTCGCCGCCATCCGCCGGATGATCG is a window of Streptomyces sp. NBC_01477 DNA encoding:
- a CDS encoding dTMP kinase; its protein translation is MSLATPYRPLYPDGPQHPFVVLEGVSGIGKSTLAGALAERLGAVSLHTLPTPHAGWSALINERLRALPQFGFYLSGLLHAADSVRLARAVGPVVADRYASSVVACHAAVHEVAVEQVADLLEPFRPYLETPTRTFYLGCSEAVLRERLAVKRDAKQDDLDLFAVPGRLARLLANFRTVQAADSTAVALDTDGKSPDDLADWIIADLEAQGA